Below is a genomic region from Malassezia restricta chromosome VIII, complete sequence.
CATGAGCCCCGACCGGCTCATCGCGTCGCTGCACCGCGAGGTCATTCTGCGCAAGCCCGAGGTGTTCAAGATGGCCTGCCTCCGCGACATTGCGCGCTTATTCGGCGACGATCCGAGCCAGCCCGACCACAAGACGCCGTTCTACGCCGGCTTCGGCAACCGCATCACCGATGCACTCAGCTACCGCAGCGTTAACATTCcgagctcgcgcatctTTACGATTGATTCGAATGGCGAAGTCAAAATGGAGCTGCTCGAACTCGCCGGATACCACACGTCGTACCCGAACATGACGGACCTCGTCGACCAAATGTTCCCTCCGGTGCCCAGCATGCGACGCAACGAACACATCGCCGCCTATACCGATTTCAACTACTGGCGCGACGACGGACGCGCGAGCGACATCGCTCTGCCGCCcgacgaggagctcgtGCCGGTCACCCTGCCGTCATCGCCCCCGCAGCGCGGTGTGCGCAGCCCCAAGTcgcctgcctcgtcgatcggCTCGCCGTCATCGCCTCCCCTGCCGCCCCGTGACGATGCCACCGAGCGGCCCAGCCGCATCCGGCGCCTCCTGGGCCTGAGTGGTCGTCAGCGGAGCAAGCCCCTCGATCCTGCGCCTGATGCACCGGCCACGAGTCCTCCCcctgcgccgcccagcgAGCCGTCGTccctcgcggcgctggacgagcaggACATGTCGCCCGAGGAACGCCAACGCGACAGGCGCCGACAGCAGCTCTTGTACGGCACCTCGTCCTTCTCTCGCAACGATGCCAAGCAGGAAGCGGACGAGGACCCGCTCCTCGAGGCGGGTGATATCCAATTCGAATGGCGTGGATAGACTATGTACCATGCATCCCCGTCCTAATGTGGCGAGTCGCACTCGGTTTCGGCCAGTACTCATCATCCCACTCGTCTTTCCGTGGCTTGTGGCTCATGTACACTTCCTGCCCGGCCGCCTGCGTCGTagctcgtcggcgagcCGGCTTTGGCTCCTCCTCCTGctcatcctcgtcgtcgtcatcatcatctaGCAAGTCAGACACACACGAGCGGCCTTCACGGGGGTATCGAGGCCGCAGACCCAGCTCGGGCAGCGGCACAACGGCAATGCCTCTAGCATCAGGCCGCCGAGGCAGACGTGGCGACGGCGACGGAATACTGACCGTCGGATCCACTcggatgcgctgcgacgtcgatggcggCAACGATTGCGAGCGCCGAAGGCGCGTCGCCTTTCCGCGGACGTGCGAAAGCACCTCGGCACCAAGCGCCGCCATCTCCTGCTGGTACCGCCGCTGGACCTCTTCGGCCTGCTCCGACTTGGTCTtgggcgacgtgcggcgTCGCTCCAGGGCCGCAAAACCCCATAGATCAGGCGACAGACTATCCCCGGGCGCCTCACCGACCTGCCGTGCAGGAATGCGCTGGCCATCTAGGAGTGTCACCATCCCTGTGCCTCCAgggcgcgtcgcacgcaccaGCTCGCGGCAACGATTCCGCTCCTCCGCAAATGTGACGCGTgtcggcgacggcgaaCGTGACATGGCATCGTTCGAGTGGCGTCGAAAGGGCGACCAGGACCGCACGAGCGAGCGGCCCCGCATCTCGCTCTCAGCATCAGAGAGTCGATCGCGGCGGGGGACAGACAGGTATCGATGAAGCGTCCGCTCACTGGGCGTATCGTATGATgaggcatcgtcgtcctcgtccatgtcctcCTCGACTTGAGGTAGCGGCGCAAACTTGACCAGTCGTGACGCATGAGCCGGCGTAggccgcgcagcatccGTCTCCTGCTTCGCAAGAGCCTCGGCAGATGCCATGCTCTTGCGTGTATTGATAATAGAGTTGAGATCAGCCAGCTCCAGCGGGTCCATCGGCGCATCTTGGTCCTTGCTACTCCGCCGCTGGATCGTACGCGTACGACGCTTACGCCATTtcgagcatggcggcaTGCTGAGTGTGAGATACAGGTGCGGGTGGGACGAGAGCGGATACAGGGCAGAGGCAAATACATCGGCCTGAGGAAGCACGACCCATGTGTGGCAAGGCGagccgccaccgccaccatCCGGCGGCTGCAAGATGCTTACGCCACGGTACGCAGGcttgcgtgcgcgcctATTCAGTAGGATAGAGCCTGGCGGTACGCGCACCGTAGGAGCGCTATCCAGCGCCATGCTATAGACCCACACGTGCCTGGCAATGCGGAGAAGCACCAGAAGAAGTGGGCGGCCAGCGGTCCTGCGACCTTGGCGACCAATCACGACTCACTGGTGGATGATGTAAGCACATCCAAAGACCCCCTGCCAagacggcgcggcggcgggggGCGaatcgtcgtcgtggcatGTCATGATGTCAGATATACTATAGAGCCTAGGAATGCACAGGCGTGGCTGTGCCGGAGATGGAGCGtgacgccggcgcaggtggGAAGATGAGGAATCGCAGACGATGCAAGATAGGAAGTTTCGGGAACAGAACAAGCAACAGACCGGCCAAATTTAGCGAGAAGAGCCATGGATTGTAGTGTGAGTAATGTGTGGACAACAAGAACATGGCAATCGGAAGACTCGTCAAGTACTTTTTGGCTGGTGTGTATTGGTATCCCTGATCAATCTGCTCCCACAGTGTTAGTTCATCGTACGCGCCACTATTGAGGTCCTGCGGGGCACCCTTGACATAATGGAAAATGCAATACGATACAAGCATGTATCCCAAGTTGACAATGGACCATTTCACCGCGTCCGAGATACCCGGCACTTCGTTGATGATCAACTTGGCCAGCGTGATCAGCACGACATGAATAACCCATGCGCCTACCATGTCAGTCACTCTGTACATACCTTTCATATTCACCCATTCCGCATTTACATTCGGCGCCACGGACTGATCCACGACCTCGTCTGGCGTTTCACGCACATGCTTCACCATGATGAAGCTATTGCTCCGGCGGTGctggcgccgtcgcgcgcctggtTCTGTGCCACCCTCTGAAGCATCTTTAGCCTTGGCCTCCTTCTCCTCTCTCACAGTCGGCGGCTCCAGAGACCCGAATGGTTTGGTACTCATCCGCCTAGGTGATCGTCGGTGGCGTGGAAAGGGCCCTGGGCTCACGTACTTGGCAGCGGACCCAAGGTCTGTCCACGCAGGTCTTCGGCCGAACGCCTTGCTTCTGTCGATGTCTATGGCTCCACCAGGGGCAATTGGTCTCGGCTACCTCGGAAGAGCGTCGACCACCGCGGGTATACGCGCTTGTACAAGCTCATCAGCACTGTATCCATCTGCGAGAGCGGTCCATCGAAATGCGCTGCTTGTCAATGTCGTGAAAACATACCTTTATAGTAGCCATGTGTGCCGAGGCTCTCCGAAATGTGTCCCGTGCGGCCGTACTTGGTCCGCAGCGTGATAGGGGCAAAATagcgcacatcgtccgCATTGAAAAACATAAAGCGAATCGTGGCAGTCTTCTTGTGCACCTTGTATGGATGACCTGACAGGATGATGCGCTTCGTGATAATGCGCGTGGGAGCAATATCCAGGACGGAACCGGCACCCACAAGGTGTGGTGTCTGCTCGGCACTGACCCCATCGTCATCGTAACCAAACTCTTGGCCTTCAGAGCGCATGCGTAAAAGCACGACCGGCACATTCGCACCGCCAAATGTCACAGGCGCATATACACTGCCGACTGCCGCACCTGTGCCATGCGGCAGGAACCGCTCAAATTTGTACACTTGATTACCATCGCGGCCTACACGGCGCAGGTGTTGCGAGTACACGGGCCGAGCATGGTACCGCCGGAAGCCGAGACACACGACGAGAGGGTCCTTGGATCGAACTGGCGCATCGTACTCGGTATTGCGCGTGATGGTGAAGTTGACGACACTCTTTTTGTGTTCGTGACGAAGCAGGCCGAAGAGCACAAAGGGAAGCACCTCGCGCTTTTTGGGATTGGTCTCTGCGTAcacggcacgcgcagccGCATCGCGCGGGACGTGTCTGATCCAAATACAGACTCGGATACCCGGCGCCACACCGTCAAGGAGTGCGTGGCTTTCCACACGCTTGCGTGTTTTGCTAAAGTCGTCGAATTGGAAAAGACGCGCATAGTCTTCCGGCAGATCCTCATACGGGTCCCAGTAGCTTGTGTACATGCTCTCGAGCCCGCGATAGCGCGCGTAACGTTGCCGAGCCGGCACGTCCATCGGTGTGTCGACTTCGTCAGGAAACTCGGCTTCAGCAGCTTCCTCCCGAGCCGTATGTTGCTCCTTACGTCTTTGCTCGCGATAGGCCTCGATCGCTCGTATCTCTTCATCTTCATCAGCGTCCTCGTTTTCTGCGCCAGATACAGATGCATCGTCCTCCTGGCtttgctcttcttcctccgtCTGCAcctcttcgtcatcgtcctccaTGGCATCGtcttcctcttcctcttcttcttcttcttcgtcgtcgtcgtcgtcgctttCAATGATCCACGCAGCCTGATACTTTTTTCCTGCACTATGCTTTTGAATCTCACGTGGCGTCGTGCCTGGGAGGGCGGGAGGCAGGTCATCTTCTGCCATACGTGCCTCGCCTTCCGCCATCTCTTCCTCTGTCGGCCATGTCTGCTCGTTGGCCAGCGCGTCAGGTTCATTCTCACTCACGAGGTCATCGGCCTCATCGTCTTGCCGTCGCTGCAACACGGCGCCAGGGACAAGCACGTCATCTGACTGCGCCTGCATTGTCTCTTCAGGCACCGTATCCATATCGACGCCAGGTGGCGCATAGGTAATTTGATCCACCATAAAGTCGCCATAGTCGGGAATATGCACGAGCCGATTCGCACTGAGTGGCGCACCGCGGATCCAACCCTGTACCTTGAGCGTGCCATAGCCATCATCTTCTGGTACGTATGAGGCCTGCTCGGAAACACACCATGCGCGGAAATCACGCCATGCAACGCGCTTGGGAGCTGTGGTGACGAGGGTGCGAACCAGAACACTGCGACtcgctgcctcgtccagcacgtgGACTTTGTTCGTGTCAGGGCAAAAGTACTGCACAAAGCTCAGTAGACTCTTTCGCACACTTTGCTCTTCattctttttcttcttcgaGTCGGATCGGATGCCAAGAGACGGCACAACGGCCAGGATCTGGGGCATACCATGCGCTTGgagcgagcgcaggcaTAGCTCGCCCCATGACCCAGGCTCAATCGAGGTTTCTGCGGATAGCAAAAGGATCACAAAGTCGGCGCAGCGACAGGCGTCCATGGCAGGTAAGAGCGCACCATACGGCATGGGCAAGAACTGCACGGCCTGACGGAACCGTGTCGCGTCCAGCTCGCATatcggcacgcgctgcgccatAGCTTCGTCTGCACTCTTACCTGCCATTGGACGCACACCCAAGGCCTCGCcatcgcgctcgagggcgcGCACCACGTCCCATTCGTTCACATCGGGCGTCAGGGACAGAATCGCACAGATCCGCGGTGCACCTGCCTTGCTGTGCCGGCCCGTTCCGCCACGGTTCTCTCCGCGAAGTCCCGTTCCAAATATGCGCGTGCTTTCCACAAGGGCGGCACGCTTCTGCTGTGAcacctgccgcgcctcgtTCCGGCGATTCTTGCGAGAGCCTTCGGCACTGCCAGACGTGCGCAAAACAGGCGTTTTGGGGCCGCGCGATGCGGTAGGATCCGGCGCGACGTTGCCCTTGGCCGCACGCTTACGTGCGCCCTTGGTCGCATGCCCCGACTTGAATGGTTTGTTCTTTTGCTGGAGCGTCGGCCTATGGCTAAAGGACATGGTACAAGAGAAAATCGCCCGCGTGGAGGACACTTTTTTTTTTCTCGGGATGAATAAGCGTTGCTATGCCACTACGTTTTGACgtgctcctcgtcgtgcttGTGGGATGCGGGAGCCGTGGTGGCAGAGTGTTCGCCACGCGCCATTTCTAGACGGTTATTCACAAGGGCATGCAGAGCGATTACCGAACGAATCAGGCTGCTGAGGTATACAATAAGCAGGCGGTCATTGTTAGCCACGCGGAAGCTGCGCACCGTCTCGGGCTTCTCGAGATCAGGCAGATAATTGAATACATTCTGCAGTTCGTAGATAATTTCGTGGTTCACGGGAAGCTCGCCGCGGAGCACGGCGGACAGGTACTCGCGGATGTCCAAgaggcggcgatgcaggccgtgcagtGAAGCAAGCT
It encodes:
- a CDS encoding unfolded protein response protein Orm1 — its product is MSTKPFGSLEPPTVREEKEAKAKDASEGGTEPGARRRQHRRSNSFIMVKHVRETPDEVVDQSVAPNVNAEWVNMKGAWVIHVVLITLAKLIINEVPGISDAVKWSIVNLGYMLVSYCIFHYVKGAPQDLNSGAYDELTLWEQIDQGYQYTPAKKYLTSLPIAMFLLSTHYSHYNPWLFSLNLAGLLLVLFPKLPILHRLRFLIFPPAPASRSISGTATPVHS
- a CDS encoding pre-rRNA-processing protein TSR1, with translation MSFSHRPTLQQKNKPFKSGHATKGARKRAAKGNVAPDPTASRGPKTPVLRTSGSAEGSRKNRRNEARQVSQQKRAALVESTRIFGTGLRGENRGGTGRHSKAGAPRICAILSLTPDVNEWDVVRALERDGEALGVRPMAGKSADEAMAQRVPICELDATRFRQAVQFLPMPYGALLPAMDACRCADFVILLLSAETSIEPGSWGELCLRSLQAHGMPQILAVVPSLGIRSDSKKKKNEEQSVRKSLLSFVQYFCPDTNKVHVLDEAASRSVLVRTLVTTAPKRVAWRDFRAWCVSEQASYVPEDDGYGTLKVQGWIRGAPLSANRLVHIPDYGDFMVDQITYAPPGVDMDTVPEETMQAQSDDVLVPGAVLQRRQDDEADDLVSENEPDALANEQTWPTEEEMAEGEARMAEDDLPPALPGTTPREIQKHSAGKKYQAAWIIESDDDDDEEEEEEEEEDDAMEDDDEEVQTEEEEQSQEDDASVSGAENEDADEDEEIRAIEAYREQRRKEQHTAREEAAEAEFPDEVDTPMDVPARQRYARYRGLESMYTSYWDPYEDLPEDYARLFQFDDFSKTRKRVESHALLDGVAPGIRVCIWIRHVPRDAAARAVYAETNPKKREVLPFVLFGLLRHEHKKSVVNFTITRNTEYDAPVRSKDPLVVCLGFRRYHARPVYSQHLRRVGRDGNQVYKFERFLPHGTGAAVGSVYAPVTFGGANVPVVLLRMRSEGQEFGYDDDGVSAEQTPHLVGAGSVLDIAPTRIITKRIILSGHPYKVHKKTATIRFMFFNADDVRYFAPITLRTKYGRTGHISESLGTHGYYKAHFDGPLSQMDTVLMSLYKRVYPRWSTLFRGSRDQLPLVEP